The following are encoded in a window of uncultured Sphaerochaeta sp. genomic DNA:
- a CDS encoding BMP family protein, whose amino-acid sequence MKKFLTILFCLALVSGSLFAAGSSEAPAEEADSNVVKIALIIENTIDDKGWCQAMHDGIIAAQKSLPGRIEYSYTEKMKPVDAGSAARQYVAQGFDIIIAHGAQYKNLIMEMAEEYPDVSFAFGTSAEVGPDNVFTYMPESEETGYLSGIIAGMTTKANVIGLVGPVDAGDAARYNRGFVLGVQAVNPKAKIMVAHSGSFSDFVKAGEVAQSQIRSGADVLTGSSQQALGALRAVADYPNEEIWWVGQDIAQIHITEGYKVIAASSYNYASVIEGLVAKLDAGVLGGEVIPLNFKNGGFVFEFNPELENMYAGEIEEKVNAAIDSFNAASGTINYTSVDYSKL is encoded by the coding sequence ATGAAAAAATTTCTGACAATTCTGTTTTGTCTTGCGCTCGTCAGTGGCTCGCTTTTTGCTGCAGGAAGCAGTGAAGCTCCAGCTGAAGAGGCTGATTCCAATGTGGTCAAGATTGCCTTGATCATCGAGAACACCATTGACGACAAGGGCTGGTGTCAGGCGATGCACGATGGTATCATCGCTGCCCAGAAAAGCCTGCCTGGTCGTATTGAGTACAGCTACACAGAGAAGATGAAGCCAGTTGATGCCGGTTCTGCTGCCCGCCAGTATGTTGCCCAGGGTTTTGATATCATCATCGCCCATGGAGCACAGTACAAGAACCTCATCATGGAAATGGCTGAAGAGTATCCTGATGTTTCCTTCGCCTTTGGAACCAGCGCCGAGGTTGGTCCGGACAATGTATTCACCTACATGCCAGAAAGCGAAGAGACCGGTTACCTTTCCGGTATCATCGCTGGAATGACCACAAAAGCCAATGTCATCGGCCTTGTCGGTCCTGTTGATGCAGGAGACGCAGCTCGCTACAACCGTGGTTTCGTCCTCGGTGTCCAGGCTGTCAATCCAAAAGCCAAGATCATGGTCGCACACAGTGGATCCTTCAGTGATTTCGTAAAAGCTGGAGAGGTTGCACAGTCCCAGATCAGAAGCGGTGCCGATGTATTGACCGGAAGCAGCCAGCAGGCTCTCGGTGCTCTTCGTGCCGTAGCTGACTACCCCAATGAAGAGATTTGGTGGGTTGGTCAGGATATCGCTCAGATTCACATCACCGAAGGCTACAAGGTTATTGCAGCTTCTTCCTACAACTATGCATCCGTCATCGAAGGCCTCGTTGCCAAGCTTGATGCCGGCGTCTTGGGTGGAGAGGTCATTCCTTTGAACTTCAAGAACGGTGGATTCGTATTTGAGTTCAACCCTGAACTTGAAAACATGTATGCAGGAGAGATTGAAGAGAAGGTCAATGCTGCCATCGATTCCTTCAATGCTGCAAGTGGGACCATCAACTACACCAGTGTTGATTACTCCAAACTGTAA
- a CDS encoding ABC transporter ATP-binding protein has protein sequence MELTQKKITNLRVEHITKRFPGVLASDDITLEISEGQILALVGENGAGKTTLMNILMGLYQPDEGRILINGEEVHFRSPNDAFAAGLGMVHQQYMLVANMTVLENIALGYKAAWSPHKLDLEMVRERINEVAKKYGLVVDPDAYIWQLSVGEQQRVELVKTLCLGARFLILDEPTSALTPQETDELIALLKNMSSELSIIFISHKLQEVKDLSDKITILRHGAVVFEGNTHEHSPSDIAALMTGHEVDLPLNDEPACEGVPVLDIKNLNVKSDRGFLALQDLNLTICSGEIVGLAGVSGNGQRELAEAINGLRKVESGEIQFYGENIANKSPHHIIEAGMGYIPEERNTEGIVPSFSMKENLILKDSEHDEFSKYAFLKNKAIDKNAEDLRVKFDIRSPNISVAAGSLSGGNIQKVILAREISRRPKFLIAVYPIRGLDLGAAEFIHKQLLEIRREGVGILLISEELDEILDLSDRVAVIFKGQIQKVLSRKDANRRSLGILMAGVKDDQTV, from the coding sequence ATGGAACTCACACAGAAGAAAATAACCAACCTACGCGTGGAACACATCACCAAGCGCTTCCCCGGAGTCTTGGCAAGTGATGACATCACCTTGGAGATATCCGAGGGACAGATCCTTGCGCTGGTTGGAGAGAACGGAGCAGGCAAGACGACCTTGATGAATATCCTCATGGGTCTCTACCAGCCGGATGAAGGGCGCATACTCATCAACGGTGAGGAAGTGCATTTCCGCTCCCCGAATGATGCCTTTGCAGCAGGACTTGGCATGGTACACCAGCAGTATATGCTGGTTGCAAACATGACCGTCCTGGAGAACATTGCCCTTGGATACAAGGCAGCATGGTCACCACATAAGTTGGACCTTGAGATGGTGCGTGAGCGAATCAATGAAGTAGCAAAAAAATACGGGCTCGTAGTTGATCCCGATGCGTATATCTGGCAACTCTCCGTTGGAGAACAACAGCGGGTGGAACTGGTAAAGACACTCTGTCTGGGTGCACGGTTCCTTATCCTGGATGAGCCAACCAGTGCCCTTACCCCACAGGAGACTGATGAGTTGATCGCTCTGCTCAAGAACATGAGCAGTGAACTCTCCATCATCTTCATCAGCCACAAGCTGCAGGAAGTAAAAGACCTCTCGGACAAGATCACCATCCTTCGTCATGGTGCGGTTGTCTTCGAAGGAAATACCCATGAGCACTCCCCTTCCGACATTGCGGCCCTCATGACAGGACATGAGGTTGACCTCCCCCTGAACGACGAGCCCGCATGTGAGGGTGTACCTGTTCTGGATATCAAGAACCTCAATGTGAAGAGCGACCGTGGGTTCCTGGCACTTCAGGACCTGAACCTTACTATCTGTTCCGGTGAGATCGTCGGTCTTGCCGGTGTATCAGGAAATGGGCAGAGGGAGTTGGCCGAGGCCATTAATGGACTGAGAAAGGTAGAGAGCGGAGAAATCCAATTCTATGGCGAGAATATTGCAAACAAGAGCCCTCACCACATCATAGAAGCTGGCATGGGATATATCCCTGAGGAACGCAATACAGAAGGCATTGTACCTTCCTTCTCGATGAAGGAAAACCTTATACTTAAGGATTCAGAGCATGATGAGTTCAGCAAATATGCATTCCTTAAGAATAAGGCAATCGACAAGAATGCCGAGGACCTGCGTGTTAAATTTGATATCCGCAGCCCCAACATCTCAGTTGCAGCTGGATCGCTCTCTGGAGGAAACATCCAGAAAGTCATCCTTGCCCGAGAGATCTCGAGGAGACCAAAATTCCTGATCGCCGTCTACCCAATCAGAGGCCTGGACCTCGGGGCAGCAGAGTTCATCCATAAGCAACTCTTGGAGATCAGGCGTGAAGGAGTCGGCATCCTCCTCATCAGTGAGGAACTGGATGAGATTCTCGACCTTTCAGACCGTGTGGCGGTAATCTTCAAGGGACAGATCCAGAAAGTCCTCTCCAGAAAGGACGCCAATCGTAGGAGTCTCGGTATTTTGATGGCAGGAGTGAAAGATGACCAAACAGTTTAG
- a CDS encoding ABC transporter permease, producing the protein MTKQFRILYKVTIIILAILAAMLIGSVILLTIGADVFKTYMVILFEPLKTTLQFTEVLIRAIPLTIIALGISVAYRSGIINIGGEGQMAMGILGTTAVALAFPELPKPILLPMAVLAGAMAGGVWGFIPGILKAKLQVSELLSTVMLNYIAAQFYTFMLRGPFLDPAELTMGSGTPQSMRLSRGIWLDRFLKGTRLHTGIFFALLLALLIFFLLWKTNYGYKMRAAGASARAAKYGGISVTWYLVIAMVISGAFAGMAGAIEIAGVHRRAIEGITGGYGFSGIVVALFGGLHPAGIIPASFFFGLLIVGADMTQRMVGVPANMVNVLQGVIILVIVATKMILADPYLMERIWRKYQGIGKKHVEVEA; encoded by the coding sequence ATGACCAAACAGTTTAGGATACTCTACAAGGTTACCATCATCATTCTGGCCATTCTGGCTGCAATGTTGATCGGTTCGGTAATTCTATTGACCATCGGGGCTGATGTCTTCAAGACCTATATGGTCATTCTCTTCGAGCCTTTGAAGACAACCCTCCAGTTCACCGAGGTTCTGATCAGGGCAATACCTCTCACGATCATAGCCCTCGGCATTTCAGTTGCCTACAGAAGCGGCATCATCAACATCGGTGGAGAGGGGCAGATGGCAATGGGAATTCTCGGTACCACTGCAGTGGCTCTTGCATTCCCTGAACTCCCAAAACCCATCCTTCTCCCGATGGCAGTTTTGGCGGGGGCAATGGCAGGAGGAGTCTGGGGCTTCATCCCCGGTATCCTGAAGGCAAAACTGCAGGTCAGTGAGTTGCTTTCAACGGTAATGCTCAACTATATTGCCGCCCAGTTCTATACCTTCATGCTCCGCGGACCTTTCCTTGATCCAGCAGAGCTCACAATGGGGAGCGGAACTCCACAGTCCATGAGGCTTTCCAGGGGAATCTGGCTCGATCGATTCCTCAAGGGAACTCGATTGCATACCGGCATCTTCTTTGCCTTGTTGCTTGCATTGCTCATCTTCTTCCTCCTGTGGAAAACCAACTATGGGTATAAGATGAGGGCAGCTGGGGCAAGTGCCCGTGCAGCCAAGTACGGCGGTATCAGTGTTACCTGGTATCTGGTAATTGCCATGGTCATCAGTGGTGCGTTTGCCGGTATGGCAGGAGCCATTGAGATCGCAGGTGTACACCGCCGAGCAATTGAAGGCATTACCGGAGGATACGGATTCAGTGGAATCGTTGTTGCCCTCTTTGGAGGATTGCATCCGGCAGGCATCATACCGGCATCATTCTTCTTTGGACTTCTGATTGTCGGGGCTGACATGACCCAACGTATGGTTGGGGTACCGGCCAATATGGTCAATGTATTGCAGGGTGTCATCATCCTGGTTATCGTTGCTACCAAGATGATCCTCGCCGACCCCTACCTGATGGAACGGATCTGGCGTAAATACCAAGGAATAGGCAAGAAACATGTGGAGGTGGAAGCATGA
- a CDS encoding ABC transporter permease: MNFIVNILSLGIPFSVALLIASLGEMFNQRAGVFNLGCEGIMAMGAFLGMLVPYSIGQGGPTSGMYNVLGLALAMVVGALFGIFFAFVVVTFRAPQGIAGIGLQMFGVGTAGTLFRHFIGGTQSVPGIGNLPIPGLSKIPFIGPIFFSHNVLVYLAFLFVPLAWYILFKTPWGLRVRAVGTNPRAADSIGIQVNRVRYQALAVGGALAGLAGAYLSLAQVKMFSDEIIAGRGFIAVALVYFGHWHPVKIMGGALLFSLAQALQLAIQGQGINFPYEFAVMLPYVMVIIVLAFSRESQLLGPTSLGKPFNREKRI; this comes from the coding sequence ATGAACTTTATCGTAAACATCCTGAGTCTGGGCATCCCCTTCTCCGTCGCCCTTCTCATCGCCAGCCTTGGAGAGATGTTCAACCAGAGAGCAGGTGTCTTCAACCTTGGCTGTGAAGGAATTATGGCAATGGGAGCATTCCTAGGAATGCTTGTACCCTACAGCATTGGACAGGGTGGTCCTACCTCTGGCATGTACAATGTCCTGGGGTTGGCTCTTGCAATGGTTGTGGGAGCGTTGTTTGGAATCTTCTTTGCCTTCGTTGTGGTTACATTCCGTGCACCACAAGGTATTGCCGGTATTGGACTGCAGATGTTTGGGGTAGGAACCGCAGGCACACTGTTCCGCCACTTCATCGGTGGGACCCAATCAGTTCCTGGCATTGGGAATCTTCCCATTCCAGGGCTCTCCAAGATCCCATTTATCGGCCCAATTTTCTTCAGCCACAATGTATTGGTCTACCTCGCTTTCCTCTTTGTTCCTCTTGCATGGTACATCCTGTTCAAGACCCCATGGGGACTCAGGGTACGTGCAGTTGGCACAAACCCGCGTGCCGCTGACTCAATCGGTATCCAGGTCAATAGGGTTCGCTATCAGGCGCTTGCTGTGGGAGGTGCACTGGCAGGCCTAGCGGGTGCATACCTCTCTCTAGCCCAAGTGAAAATGTTCAGTGATGAGATCATCGCAGGACGAGGCTTCATCGCAGTTGCCTTGGTTTATTTCGGACACTGGCATCCGGTTAAGATCATGGGTGGAGCACTGCTTTTCAGCTTGGCACAAGCCTTGCAGCTGGCCATCCAGGGGCAAGGCATCAACTTCCCCTACGAGTTTGCGGTCATGTTGCCGTATGTGATGGTCATTATCGTCCTCGCATTCAGCAGGGAGAGCCAGTTGCTTGGTCCTACATCCCTTGGAAAACCATTCAACCGAGAAAAGCGGATTTAG
- the xdh gene encoding selenium-dependent xanthine dehydrogenase, producing MESTAMYAFSVNGNQITYNGEDKKLLRFLREDLNLTGTKDGCSEGICGTCTVLVDGKKMKACTIPLSRLEGRAVTTIEGLSAREAEVYAFCFAEAGAVQCGYCTPGMIISAKSLLDTNLSPTREEVTKAIRGNICRCTGYKKIEEAILMCAEFFRENRSVPTTEEEPKLDKRYRRVDAEPKALGKGLYADDIRIPGMLHAKAVRSAFPRAKVLSIDDAKAKSHPDFVRIITSVEVPHNIIGHIKQDWPVLIPIGEITRYTGDAICLVVGKKPETLEELAKLVEVSYEVLPPVLDIYKALEEDSPKVHEDGNLLSLEHIHRGDVEKAFKDSPHVITRTYKTPYTEHAFMEPECAVGLPEGEDGVLVHTSGQSIYDEQHEICTMLQLPAEKVHCHSMLVGGGFGGKEDMSVQHHAALAAWTLKAPVKVKLTRQESLQVHPKRHPMDIEITTSCDDKGHLTGVKAIILANTGAYASLGGPVLQRACTHASGPYNFQNFEVIGKAIYTNMVPSGAFRGFGVTQSCFAVESNINLLADELGMDYYEIRKINALKPGDIMPNGQIAGEDTGVIECLEAVKDAYYSSPRAGIALAFKNSGLGVGFPDTGRCILSVEQGKVHIRTSAACMGQGVATVCTQMLGETCSLKANQIVVEDPDTVRTPDSGTSTASRQSVFTGEAVRRAAIKLKDDLQASSLEELEGREYFGEYTSITDPITSKKKHPVSHVAYSYSAQVVILNEEGKLEKVVAACDVGQIVNHQALTGQIEGGVTMGLGYGLTEDFPIEEGYLKVRYGTLGLLRSTDVPPLEVKLVEGPGKHPVAYGVKGVGELTTIPTAPACQNAYYRYDKKFRTSLPLEDTPYRKKKH from the coding sequence ATGGAGAGCACAGCTATGTATGCATTCAGCGTAAACGGAAATCAGATCACCTACAACGGTGAGGACAAGAAACTCCTTAGATTCCTCCGTGAAGACTTGAATTTGACCGGCACCAAGGACGGTTGCAGTGAAGGTATTTGTGGTACCTGTACTGTCTTGGTGGACGGAAAGAAAATGAAGGCCTGTACGATTCCCCTTTCTAGGCTTGAAGGAAGAGCAGTTACCACCATTGAGGGTCTCTCGGCCCGGGAAGCAGAGGTATATGCTTTCTGCTTTGCCGAAGCGGGAGCGGTTCAGTGCGGGTACTGCACCCCCGGTATGATCATCAGCGCAAAAAGCCTGCTCGATACGAATCTATCCCCTACCCGAGAAGAAGTGACTAAAGCGATCAGGGGGAATATCTGTCGGTGTACTGGCTATAAGAAGATAGAGGAAGCAATCCTGATGTGTGCGGAGTTCTTCCGCGAGAACCGTTCGGTCCCTACAACGGAGGAAGAGCCAAAGCTCGACAAACGGTACCGCCGTGTGGATGCTGAGCCCAAGGCATTGGGAAAAGGTCTGTACGCTGATGACATCAGGATACCCGGCATGCTTCATGCAAAAGCTGTCCGCTCTGCATTTCCTCGTGCAAAGGTCCTCTCCATCGATGATGCAAAAGCAAAGTCACATCCTGATTTTGTCCGCATCATCACCAGTGTTGAAGTACCTCACAACATCATCGGACACATCAAGCAGGACTGGCCGGTACTCATTCCTATTGGCGAGATTACCCGGTACACCGGCGATGCCATCTGCCTTGTCGTTGGAAAAAAACCTGAAACATTGGAAGAACTTGCAAAGTTGGTAGAAGTCTCCTATGAAGTGCTCCCCCCTGTTCTCGATATCTATAAGGCACTCGAGGAAGACTCCCCAAAGGTGCATGAGGATGGGAATCTACTCTCGCTGGAACACATCCACCGTGGCGATGTAGAGAAAGCTTTTAAGGATAGCCCCCATGTCATCACACGCACCTATAAGACGCCGTACACAGAGCATGCATTCATGGAACCTGAGTGCGCGGTAGGCCTGCCTGAAGGTGAAGATGGTGTTCTTGTTCATACCTCCGGCCAATCCATCTATGATGAACAGCATGAGATCTGTACGATGCTTCAGCTACCAGCGGAGAAAGTACATTGTCACAGCATGCTCGTCGGTGGCGGGTTCGGCGGCAAGGAAGATATGAGTGTCCAGCACCATGCAGCGCTTGCTGCCTGGACACTCAAAGCACCAGTTAAGGTAAAACTGACCCGTCAGGAGAGCCTACAAGTCCATCCAAAACGTCATCCAATGGATATTGAGATCACGACCAGTTGTGATGATAAAGGCCACCTTACCGGAGTAAAAGCAATCATTTTGGCCAATACAGGAGCCTACGCCTCCCTTGGAGGTCCGGTACTTCAAAGAGCATGTACCCATGCCTCCGGTCCATACAACTTCCAGAACTTCGAGGTTATCGGCAAGGCAATTTATACGAATATGGTCCCCTCCGGTGCCTTCAGGGGTTTTGGAGTCACCCAAAGCTGTTTTGCGGTGGAGTCAAACATAAACCTGTTGGCTGATGAATTGGGCATGGATTATTACGAGATTCGGAAAATCAATGCACTTAAGCCAGGGGATATCATGCCGAATGGACAGATTGCGGGAGAGGACACCGGTGTCATTGAATGCTTGGAGGCTGTAAAGGATGCCTATTACTCCTCCCCCAGGGCAGGTATTGCCCTTGCATTCAAGAATAGTGGGCTTGGGGTCGGATTCCCTGATACTGGCCGCTGCATTCTCTCGGTTGAGCAAGGCAAGGTACATATAAGGACCAGTGCTGCATGCATGGGACAGGGAGTTGCCACGGTCTGCACCCAGATGCTTGGAGAGACCTGCTCCCTGAAAGCGAACCAGATTGTGGTTGAGGATCCCGATACCGTTAGAACTCCCGACTCAGGCACCAGCACAGCTAGTCGACAATCAGTGTTTACAGGAGAAGCGGTAAGAAGAGCGGCAATAAAACTGAAGGACGATCTACAGGCATCATCCCTTGAGGAGCTGGAAGGCAGGGAGTACTTTGGAGAGTACACATCCATCACCGACCCTATTACCAGCAAAAAGAAGCATCCTGTAAGCCATGTGGCTTACAGCTATTCAGCCCAAGTTGTCATCCTAAATGAGGAAGGAAAACTGGAGAAGGTAGTTGCAGCTTGTGATGTAGGGCAAATTGTCAATCATCAAGCACTCACCGGCCAGATAGAAGGTGGGGTGACCATGGGTCTCGGGTATGGTTTGACCGAGGATTTCCCGATTGAGGAAGGATACCTGAAGGTACGCTATGGTACCTTGGGACTGCTTCGCAGCACCGACGTACCTCCCTTGGAGGTAAAGTTGGTGGAAGGACCAGGAAAGCATCCTGTGGCCTACGGGGTAAAGGGAGTTGGGGAACTAACCACCATCCCCACTGCTCCTGCATGTCAGAATGCATATTATCGGTATGATAAGAAGTTCCGAACCTCCTTACCACTGGAAGATACGCCCTACCGCAAGAAGAAACACTAA
- a CDS encoding AraC family transcriptional regulator, with protein sequence MQWIERLNEALNYVEEHLDGEISYEKAARLANCSTYHFQRMFTYIAGVPLGEYIRRRKLTKAALALQQGEKVLDVSLNYGYDSPTSFTRAFQTLHGVNPSEAKKEGAALRAFPRISFSLTIKGDQEMEYRIERKDAFRVTGVSLKLVKDMEENMKTIPQFWGEKTMDGTIPKLCSLLKPGHGLFGLCTNTDEKDYWLYTIGIELDEGATLEGMETQEVDAALWAIFPGRGKMPNVIQDVERRIMADWLPTSGYELAKGVDVELYLSEDPSDQAFEVWMPIRKQG encoded by the coding sequence ATGCAATGGATTGAGCGATTGAATGAAGCACTTAACTATGTAGAGGAACACCTGGATGGTGAAATTTCCTATGAGAAAGCGGCACGGTTGGCGAACTGTTCAACCTACCACTTCCAGAGGATGTTCACCTATATAGCAGGAGTTCCCCTGGGAGAGTACATCCGTAGAAGAAAGTTGACCAAGGCAGCCCTAGCGCTCCAGCAAGGTGAAAAAGTTTTGGATGTCTCACTCAACTATGGATATGACTCCCCTACCTCCTTCACCCGGGCGTTTCAGACACTCCATGGAGTGAACCCATCTGAAGCAAAGAAGGAAGGTGCAGCCTTGAGAGCTTTTCCAAGAATCAGCTTCAGCCTGACCATCAAAGGAGACCAGGAAATGGAGTATCGAATTGAACGGAAGGACGCATTTCGCGTAACGGGGGTTTCTCTCAAGCTTGTCAAAGACATGGAAGAGAACATGAAAACAATACCGCAGTTCTGGGGTGAGAAGACCATGGATGGAACCATCCCCAAGCTGTGTTCACTCTTGAAGCCAGGGCATGGACTCTTCGGTCTCTGCACCAACACCGATGAGAAAGACTATTGGCTCTATACCATAGGGATTGAACTGGATGAAGGTGCTACCCTTGAAGGGATGGAAACCCAGGAAGTGGATGCAGCGCTTTGGGCAATATTCCCTGGTCGGGGAAAAATGCCTAACGTAATCCAGGATGTTGAGCGACGTATTATGGCTGATTGGTTGCCAACCAGTGGATACGAACTGGCAAAAGGGGTTGATGTTGAGTTGTACCTCTCAGAAGACCCTTCTGACCAAGCGTTCGAGGTCTGGATGCCGATCAGAAAACAAGGCTAA
- a CDS encoding amidohydrolase family protein: MILKRTRFLGPDYTLHKKDIRIEEGTITDIQDSLHENSGEEVIDCSPFLLYPALADCHVHTPDTLLRGLFSDMSLHNWCNETEQGQLQTELFEYLDNSVGTPAFETLVLYAYLQYMKSGVGFIVETGQADESSGILEACAEKIGIKALVDWYDENPSHELTCTHIQRGTHLPEEEDLDEKGLQEAIQRVEKTAWPLMTHCLETRFRREEVLRKFGMSTVELLEKKALLGKQTILFHCVETSERDRAMLASSKATIVHCPVSNLISGARTMNLVDLLERGAHITLGTDFLTHDIWEVMRTTYAELKQSNKSEHFGASQVWNMASKAAAPIASPSGYQGKITVGAPADMLFVEDGLALSPLIETPGFSNVAYNTLIHTRPSMIKHVMLGGRWIIQEGRCLTINEEKLEMEYSAILQSVLAEKLVDRPDRI; this comes from the coding sequence ATGATACTTAAACGAACACGTTTCCTGGGTCCAGATTACACCCTGCACAAGAAAGACATCAGAATAGAAGAAGGAACTATCACTGATATACAGGATTCCTTGCATGAGAATTCGGGAGAGGAAGTCATCGATTGTTCACCCTTCCTGCTCTACCCAGCCCTCGCTGATTGTCATGTGCATACACCAGACACGCTGCTCAGGGGACTCTTCAGCGATATGAGCCTCCATAATTGGTGCAATGAGACAGAACAAGGGCAACTGCAAACAGAGTTGTTTGAATATCTCGACAACAGTGTAGGAACACCAGCATTTGAAACGCTGGTTCTGTATGCCTATCTGCAATATATGAAATCTGGTGTCGGCTTCATCGTAGAGACCGGACAGGCTGATGAGAGCAGTGGAATCCTGGAAGCCTGTGCTGAAAAGATTGGCATCAAGGCCTTGGTTGACTGGTATGACGAGAATCCAAGCCATGAACTTACCTGCACGCACATACAGCGCGGTACCCATCTACCAGAAGAAGAGGACCTGGATGAGAAAGGCCTGCAGGAGGCGATCCAAAGAGTTGAGAAAACTGCTTGGCCCCTTATGACCCACTGCTTGGAGACCCGCTTCAGGAGAGAAGAAGTACTCAGGAAATTTGGCATGTCCACCGTGGAATTGCTGGAGAAGAAAGCCCTGCTCGGCAAGCAAACGATTCTGTTCCATTGTGTGGAGACGTCTGAGAGGGACCGTGCAATGCTTGCTTCAAGCAAGGCAACAATCGTGCACTGCCCAGTTTCCAACCTTATCTCTGGTGCACGTACCATGAACCTCGTTGACCTGTTGGAGAGAGGTGCTCACATCACACTGGGAACAGATTTCCTCACCCATGATATCTGGGAAGTCATGCGCACCACCTATGCTGAGCTGAAGCAGAGTAACAAGAGCGAACACTTCGGGGCAAGCCAGGTCTGGAACATGGCGAGTAAGGCTGCAGCCCCGATAGCTTCTCCCTCAGGCTATCAGGGGAAGATTACCGTAGGAGCTCCCGCCGACATGCTCTTCGTGGAAGACGGGCTTGCTCTCTCCCCGCTAATAGAAACGCCGGGATTCTCCAATGTCGCCTACAATACCTTGATCCATACCCGACCATCCATGATCAAGCACGTTATGCTGGGTGGACGATGGATAATACAGGAAGGTAGGTGCCTTACGATCAATGAGGAAAAACTAGAGATGGAATATTCGGCAATTTTACAAAGTGTCCTCGCCGAGAAGCTCGTCGATCGCCCTGATCGCATCTAG
- a CDS encoding purine nucleoside permease gives MKLRVRGVLVAGMLLLAMSTVSAQPIEEKQPIKVLVFGMFEVGENKGDFAGEFQHFYESYFDGAMSYELNTMPLTLYVNDEGVAGAIAGMGKAQAAATLTTILRDDRFDFRDTYILISGCSGMNPERGTLGDVVIADALVDYELGHAWKESDNPKDSDSLFLRSSGYDRPGYIELNPSLVDWAFDLVQDVPLSDAKAAKEYRKLYSAEEALETPAVRRGVSVTGDSYWHGKGSSEHADDVCDAYDAGTYMVTQMEDNAFGVVAMNENKLDRLLVIRDVVNYDQPHPGQSVTESLDASSGAFSIGMENGFAVTNSIIEELLSDWEYYRSAF, from the coding sequence ATGAAACTAAGAGTACGAGGTGTTCTTGTTGCAGGAATGTTGCTTCTTGCCATGTCCACAGTGAGTGCACAACCGATTGAAGAGAAGCAACCAATCAAGGTGCTGGTGTTTGGCATGTTCGAAGTAGGGGAAAATAAGGGAGACTTCGCAGGGGAGTTCCAACACTTCTATGAATCCTATTTTGATGGTGCAATGTCTTATGAACTGAATACCATGCCGTTGACACTCTATGTTAATGATGAGGGTGTCGCTGGAGCCATCGCAGGAATGGGAAAGGCACAGGCAGCGGCAACATTGACTACCATCCTTCGAGATGATCGATTTGATTTCAGAGATACATATATCCTTATCAGCGGTTGCTCAGGGATGAACCCAGAGCGTGGCACACTCGGAGATGTGGTAATTGCAGATGCCCTAGTTGACTACGAACTTGGTCACGCATGGAAGGAATCAGATAATCCGAAAGACTCTGATTCCCTGTTCTTGCGTTCTTCTGGGTATGATCGCCCCGGATATATTGAACTCAATCCCTCTCTGGTTGACTGGGCATTTGACCTTGTCCAGGATGTCCCGCTGAGCGACGCGAAAGCCGCCAAGGAGTATAGGAAGCTGTATTCAGCCGAAGAGGCTCTGGAAACTCCTGCTGTGCGTAGAGGAGTCTCCGTTACCGGTGACAGCTACTGGCACGGAAAAGGCTCCAGTGAACATGCTGACGACGTTTGTGATGCCTATGATGCTGGTACCTATATGGTCACCCAGATGGAAGATAATGCCTTTGGTGTGGTTGCCATGAATGAGAACAAGCTTGACCGACTTCTTGTTATCAGGGATGTAGTCAACTATGACCAGCCCCATCCTGGGCAGAGTGTGACTGAGAGTCTGGATGCTTCATCAGGAGCATTCTCCATTGGTATGGAAAACGGGTTTGCTGTTACCAACTCAATCATTGAGGAGCTACTCTCTGACTGGGAATATTACAGAAGTGCATTCTAG